AGAGGGCTGAGTATGAGGGTTCAAAGGCCCCTTAAGGCCCTCCTTAGGTTCCTAGCCATCTCCTCAAACCTGGCAATGTCCTGCTTGGAAAGTGATGGCGGAACCCTCCTGAGCGCCTCCTCGAAGTGCTCAATACCCACAGCCCTAACCCCATTACCAGCCCCCCTAATCAACTCCCTGAGTGCCAGCATCGAGGCCTCCCTAACCAACGCAGCCAAATCAGCCCCCGTGTAGCCCTCGGTCCTCCTGGCCAGGTCCCTGAGGTACCTGTAATTACCATCCTTAACCTCATCAGCCAACTTAAGCCTCCTAACATGAACCTTGAGTATCTCGAACCTGGCATTCTCATCGGGTGGCGGTACATAAACAATCCTATCAAACCTCCCCGGCCTCAGTAAAGCCGGGTCCATTATGTCCGGCCTGTTGGTCGCTGCTATTACGACAACGTTCTTCAGGGGCGCTATACCATCCATCTCCGCCAGCAATTGATTAACAATCCTATCCGTAGCCCCACTATCAACCCTCAAACCCCTTGCTGGTGCTAGTGCGTCTATTTCGTCGAAGAATATTACGCATGGTGCTGCCATTCTGGCTTTTTTGAATATTTCCCTTATTGCCTTCTCGCTCTCACCAAACCACTTACTAAGTATCTCGGGGCCCCTAACGGCAATGAAGTTAGCATTAGACTCAGTAGCCACAGCCTTAGCCAACAAAGTCTTACCAGTACCAGGAGGACCAAAAAGAAGAATACCCTTAGGAGGCTCCACACCAAGCTCCTCAAAGTACTGCGGATACTTCAGGGGCCACTCCACCATTTCCCTAAGCTCCTGCTTCACAGAGTCATAACCACCGATGTCGTCCCAGTGAACCTCGGGCACCTCCACAATGACCTCCCTAAGCACCGTGGGCTGTATGTACTTCATGGCCTCCAGGAAGTCACCCCTCCTAATCCTAATCCTAGCCAACTGCTCAGGGGGTATCTGGGGCTGGTCCAGGTCTATCTCCTTCTTTATATCAATGGCCTCCCTAAGCCTAATCATAGCCGCCTCCTTAACCAGCGCCGCTATATCAGCACCCGTGTACCCATGGGTCATCTCAGCCAACTCATCAATACTAACCACATCCTCAGGCCTACAAACACCAGCCTTAACATCATCCTCCGTACACAGCGGAACATTCCTAGTATGCACCTGCAGTATCTCCTTCCTCGCACTCTTATCAGGCATCCCAATGTAAATCTCCCTATCAAACCTCCCCGGCCTCCTTAGTGCTGGGTCTACTGCTTCTGGTCTGTTTGTGGCTCCTATGACTATGACTTGGCCCCTTTCCTGCAAACCATCCATTAAAGTGAGCAGTTGCGCCACAACCCTCTTCTCCACCTCCCCAGTTACCTCCTCCCTCTTGGGTGCGATGGCATCAATCTCATCAATGAATATGATGGCGGGCGCATTCTTCTTAGCCTCCTCAAAAATCTCCCTCAACTTAGCCTCAGACTCACCATAATACTTACTCATGATCTCAGGCCCATTGATAGACACAAAGTACGCATTGGTCTCGGAAGCCACAGCCTTGGCCAGTAGAGTCTTGCCAGTGCCTGGGGGACCAATCAACAAAACACCCTTAGGAGGCTCAATACCCAGGTGCTTGAAAATCTCAGGGTGCCTGAGGGGTAGCTCTATCAATTCCCTAATCTTCCTCTTAGCCTCCTCAAGATCCCCAATGTCCTCCCACGTGACCCTGGGTATTGTTAACTCACTCTCCTTAACAGGCTCCTCCCTCACCTGAACCTCGGTGTCAATGCCCACGTAAGCCGCGGGCCCAGGGGTTACGCTGGTCACCATGAACCTAATACTCCCCGTGTAGTACGGTATCTCTATCAATGAACCCTTCCAAACGGGCTTACCCAACAGGTAAGCCCTCTTCAGGTAGTCCGGGTCCACCCTCACGTACTCATTCACAGGCGCCACCGCCATCTTCTGGGCAGGCCTTAGGTTGGCCTTCCTAACCTTAACAACATCACCAATACTCACCCCAGCATTCTGCCTCAACACGCCATCCATCCTTATGTAGTCCTTATCCTCATCATCAGTGTACGCAGGCCAAACCTGGGCATACGCCGTGCGCTTATTACCCA
This sequence is a window from Vulcanisaeta thermophila. Protein-coding genes within it:
- a CDS encoding CDC48 family AAA ATPase; the encoded protein is MSSGEVSLRVAEARTRDVGRLIVRIPQRYMRVLGVEPGEYVEIMGNKRTAYAQVWPAYTDDEDKDYIRMDGVLRQNAGVSIGDVVKVRKANLRPAQKMAVAPVNEYVRVDPDYLKRAYLLGKPVWKGSLIEIPYYTGSIRFMVTSVTPGPAAYVGIDTEVQVREEPVKESELTIPRVTWEDIGDLEEAKRKIRELIELPLRHPEIFKHLGIEPPKGVLLIGPPGTGKTLLAKAVASETNAYFVSINGPEIMSKYYGESEAKLREIFEEAKKNAPAIIFIDEIDAIAPKREEVTGEVEKRVVAQLLTLMDGLQERGQVIVIGATNRPEAVDPALRRPGRFDREIYIGMPDKSARKEILQVHTRNVPLCTEDDVKAGVCRPEDVVSIDELAEMTHGYTGADIAALVKEAAMIRLREAIDIKKEIDLDQPQIPPEQLARIRIRRGDFLEAMKYIQPTVLREVIVEVPEVHWDDIGGYDSVKQELREMVEWPLKYPQYFEELGVEPPKGILLFGPPGTGKTLLAKAVATESNANFIAVRGPEILSKWFGESEKAIREIFKKARMAAPCVIFFDEIDALAPARGLRVDSGATDRIVNQLLAEMDGIAPLKNVVVIAATNRPDIMDPALLRPGRFDRIVYVPPPDENARFEILKVHVRRLKLADEVKDGNYRYLRDLARRTEGYTGADLAALVREASMLALRELIRGAGNGVRAVGIEHFEEALRRVPPSLSKQDIARFEEMARNLRRALRGL